One segment of Oscillospiraceae bacterium MB08-C2-2 DNA contains the following:
- the ruvB gene encoding Holliday junction branch migration DNA helicase RuvB, translated as MPDIEMDFESRMTEPEYIPEDAAVETSLRPKTLGEYIGQVKAKENLSVFIEAARQRGDCLDHVLLYGPPGLGKTTLSGIIANEMSVNIRVTSGPAIEKPGDLAALLTNLSHGDILFIDEIHRLSRAVEEVLYPAMEDYALDIIIGKGPSARSIRIDLPRFTLVGATTRAGQLTAPLRDRFGVVLRLELYNVEELASIVRRSAGLLEISTDEQGAQELARRSRGTPRIANRLLKRVRDFAQVLGDGIITRDIAAVALDRLEIDQLGLDSLDRRLLATIIRNYAGGPVGLETLAAAVGEESVTLEDVCEPYLMQIGFLSKTPRGRVVTELAYRHLGITPKNSGAYEQLNLMGDILQESPGDVE; from the coding sequence ATGCCTGATATTGAGATGGATTTTGAAAGCAGAATGACCGAGCCGGAGTATATCCCGGAGGATGCGGCAGTGGAAACCTCACTGCGTCCCAAAACCCTCGGCGAATACATTGGGCAGGTCAAAGCCAAGGAAAACCTTTCAGTATTCATTGAGGCGGCCCGCCAACGTGGGGATTGCCTGGATCATGTGCTGCTCTATGGGCCTCCCGGTCTGGGAAAAACCACTCTTTCGGGTATTATCGCCAATGAAATGTCGGTGAACATCCGGGTTACTTCCGGCCCTGCCATTGAAAAGCCGGGGGATTTGGCGGCTCTGCTGACTAATTTATCCCACGGGGATATTTTGTTTATCGATGAGATACATCGGCTTTCCCGGGCGGTGGAAGAGGTTCTTTACCCCGCCATGGAGGATTATGCCTTGGATATTATCATCGGAAAAGGCCCCTCCGCCCGTTCCATCCGCATCGATCTGCCCCGGTTCACCCTTGTGGGAGCGACTACCCGGGCGGGGCAGTTGACCGCCCCTTTGCGGGATCGCTTTGGTGTTGTTCTGCGCTTGGAATTGTATAATGTAGAGGAGTTGGCCTCCATTGTTCGCCGCAGTGCCGGTCTGCTGGAGATTTCCACCGATGAACAGGGTGCCCAAGAACTGGCACGTCGGAGCCGGGGAACCCCCCGTATTGCCAACCGCTTGCTCAAACGGGTGCGGGATTTTGCACAGGTGCTGGGGGATGGGATCATCACCCGGGATATTGCCGCCGTGGCGCTGGACAGGCTGGAAATTGACCAACTGGGTCTGGATTCCCTTGACCGCCGCCTGCTGGCGACCATTATCCGCAACTATGCGGGCGGCCCTGTAGGGCTGGAAACCTTGGCAGCGGCAGTTGGTGAGGAATCGGTCACCTTAGAGGATGTATGCGAGCCGTATCTGATGCAGATCGGCTTCTTGAGCAAGACCCCCCGAGGCCGGGTGGTGACCGAGCTGGCTTATCGGCATTTGGGAATCACCCCCAAGAATTCCGGGGCCTATGAACAGCTCAACCTGATGGGGGATATTTTACAGGAAAGCCCCGGTGACGTGGAGTAA
- a CDS encoding GntR family transcriptional regulator, with protein sequence MKQPAKYQQLADRLRSDILSGDYQVGQRLPSENELGVTSSLSRQTVRQALALLETEGLIERRQGSGSIVTKVTAHREQSRNVAVITTYISEYIFPDILRGIEEILAQNNYSPIISATKNRVDNERKLLEDFLGKNLDGLIIEGTKTALPNPNIDLYQKFYNLGIPIVFVHGYYPDLKNPIYVIANDFEGGEQATNFLINKGHKKIAGLFKSDDIQGHRRYAGYINALKKNGLPINDDHILWYTTESRKSLISSSALEIIGDCTAVVCYNDEVGVQVLSILQDAGKAIPEDVAIISFDNSIYSELASVKITSCSQHKKQTGMLAAEKLLNLIHGIPQSSTVLPWTITEKKST encoded by the coding sequence ATGAAACAACCTGCTAAATATCAACAGCTTGCAGACCGGCTCCGGAGTGATATTCTTTCGGGTGACTATCAAGTCGGTCAGCGCCTGCCATCGGAAAACGAGTTGGGAGTTACCTCTTCTCTGAGCCGCCAAACTGTGCGTCAGGCACTTGCTCTATTGGAAACCGAAGGCCTCATTGAACGCAGGCAGGGCAGCGGTTCAATAGTTACCAAAGTGACTGCTCATAGGGAACAAAGCCGCAATGTTGCTGTTATTACCACCTATATTAGCGAATATATCTTCCCGGATATTCTGCGTGGAATTGAAGAAATATTGGCTCAAAACAACTATTCTCCTATCATTTCCGCCACTAAAAACCGGGTGGATAACGAGCGAAAGCTCCTTGAGGATTTCCTCGGCAAAAATCTTGATGGGCTTATTATTGAGGGCACTAAAACAGCTTTGCCCAACCCCAACATTGACTTGTATCAGAAGTTTTATAATTTGGGTATTCCCATTGTATTTGTCCACGGCTACTATCCGGATTTGAAAAACCCTATCTACGTGATCGCTAATGACTTTGAGGGAGGCGAACAAGCCACCAATTTTCTGATTAATAAGGGCCACAAAAAAATTGCGGGCCTTTTTAAGAGCGATGATATTCAGGGTCACCGGCGGTATGCAGGCTACATCAACGCTTTGAAAAAAAACGGCCTGCCAATCAATGACGATCACATTTTATGGTATACTACCGAAAGTAGAAAAAGCCTGATCTCTTCCAGCGCTTTGGAGATTATAGGGGATTGCACCGCCGTTGTCTGCTACAACGATGAGGTTGGGGTTCAGGTGCTCTCTATCCTACAGGATGCAGGCAAAGCAATACCGGAGGATGTGGCCATTATCAGCTTTGATAACAGCATTTACAGCGAACTGGCCTCAGTTAAAATCACTTCCTGTTCCCAGCACAAAAAGCAAACCGGAATGCTGGCAGCTGAAAAGCTGCTTAACCTTATTCACGGCATACCTCAAAGCTCCACAGTGCTTCCTTGGACTATTACCGAAAAGAAAAGCACTTAA
- the glmM gene encoding phosphoglucosamine mutase: MGRIFGTDGARGVANTEISCQLAMNIGRAMAMVLAERIGKRPTILIGKDTRISSDMLEAALTAGVSSVGADVIVAGVLPTPAVAFLITNAHADGGIMISASHNPYEFNGIKIFGNEGYKLTDEEEFEIEEIILDKVKPYSLRWGWELGRITRDETLWEKYIQYLSSTIEGDLSGLRVVVDCSNGSASATAAHLFDKLGCDVTILNNQPNGVNINRDCGSTHIEKLAEVVRENGYDVGVAFDGDADRCLAVDETGHIVDGDVMMAIMATHLKKQGKLVNNTIVATVMSNMGLLRFARENGFVVETTKVGDRYVLETMLKKGYNLGGEQSGHMILHDHMTSGDGQLTAIQLLSVMKQTGKKLSELSGVMTVYPQVMLGFRADSVMKSKLDVDAGALKIIQKAKDQLGENGRVLIRASGTEPLIRVMLEGESLEEITSLAQETAANLEERLSNNEDCKKLEGF; the protein is encoded by the coding sequence ATGGGCAGAATTTTCGGAACCGACGGCGCTCGTGGAGTAGCCAATACAGAGATCAGCTGCCAGCTTGCTATGAACATCGGCCGGGCTATGGCGATGGTTCTGGCTGAACGCATTGGAAAACGCCCCACCATTTTAATTGGCAAGGATACTCGTATTTCCTCCGACATGCTGGAGGCCGCACTGACAGCCGGGGTTAGTTCGGTGGGAGCGGATGTGATTGTGGCGGGGGTTCTCCCTACACCGGCGGTGGCTTTTTTGATTACCAATGCGCATGCGGATGGGGGCATTATGATTTCCGCCTCCCATAACCCTTATGAATTCAACGGCATTAAAATTTTTGGCAACGAGGGCTACAAGCTCACCGATGAAGAAGAATTTGAAATTGAAGAGATCATTCTCGATAAGGTAAAGCCCTATTCTCTGCGGTGGGGCTGGGAGCTTGGGCGGATCACACGGGATGAAACCCTGTGGGAAAAATACATCCAGTATCTTTCCAGTACCATAGAAGGGGATTTAAGCGGCCTGCGGGTGGTGGTGGATTGCTCCAACGGCAGCGCCAGTGCAACAGCGGCTCACCTTTTTGATAAGCTGGGCTGTGATGTCACCATTCTCAACAATCAGCCAAATGGTGTCAACATCAACCGGGATTGCGGTTCCACCCACATTGAAAAGCTGGCCGAAGTTGTCCGAGAGAATGGTTATGATGTGGGCGTTGCCTTTGATGGGGATGCCGACCGGTGCTTGGCAGTAGATGAAACCGGCCATATAGTGGATGGTGATGTCATGATGGCCATTATGGCCACTCACCTGAAAAAGCAAGGGAAGCTGGTTAACAACACTATAGTGGCCACCGTTATGAGCAACATGGGGCTTCTGCGCTTTGCCCGGGAAAACGGCTTTGTTGTGGAAACCACCAAAGTAGGCGACCGCTATGTGCTGGAAACCATGCTGAAAAAGGGCTACAATCTAGGCGGTGAGCAGTCCGGGCACATGATTCTTCACGACCACATGACCAGCGGAGATGGCCAGCTGACCGCTATTCAGCTTCTTTCGGTTATGAAGCAAACGGGCAAAAAGCTCTCGGAGCTTTCCGGCGTTATGACCGTGTATCCGCAGGTGATGCTGGGCTTCCGGGCCGATTCGGTGATGAAATCCAAGCTGGATGTGGATGCAGGCGCCCTTAAAATCATCCAAAAGGCCAAGGATCAATTGGGCGAAAACGGCCGTGTGCTGATTCGGGCTTCCGGCACAGAGCCTTTGATCCGGGTCATGCTGGAAGGGGAAAGCCTGGAGGAAATTACCTCCCTTGCTCAGGAAACAGCCGCAAATCTGGAGGAGAGATTATCCAACAATGAGGATTGCAAAAAACTGGAAGGATTTTGA
- a CDS encoding FGGY-family carbohydrate kinase, whose amino-acid sequence MNQAKQTDCWDTAMESILSGKTYLGIELGSTRIKSVLIGEDHMPIASGSFDWENQFEDNLWTYHLDDVWKGIRSSYCSLTDNLQKNLGIELKQVGAIGISAMMHGYLVFDEGGNQLVPFRTWRNTTTGQAAEKLTRNFSFNIPQRWSIAHLYQAILNKEPHISHIAFMTTLAGYVHWKLSGEKVVGIGEASGIFPVDSQSKTYDSHMMEKFNQTLSRLSLSWRLENILPCVLSAGERGGTLTAEGAALLDSTGLLQAGIPMCPPEGDAGTGMVATNSIMENTGNVSAGTSVFATMVLEHPLSEVYTEIDMVATPTGKPAAMIHCNNCTSDLDAWVRLFGEVLSTFGAQVEKPKLYDELYFKALEGTPDGGGLVSFNYFSGEPITDLTDGRPLFARLPDSTLSLANFMRTLLFSTMATLKIGMNILTQKENVRLRKLYGHGGLFKTKGVGQKLMAAALDVPITVMESAGEGGPWGMALLAAFMMQKKRGETLEDFLANRVFADASGLHAEPEQADQEGFNRYMQRFTKSLPIQRAAVENLD is encoded by the coding sequence ATGAATCAAGCCAAGCAGACGGATTGCTGGGATACCGCCATGGAGTCGATTCTTTCAGGAAAAACTTATTTGGGAATCGAACTAGGTTCCACCCGCATTAAATCGGTTTTGATCGGTGAGGACCACATGCCCATTGCATCCGGCAGCTTTGATTGGGAAAACCAGTTTGAAGATAATTTGTGGACCTATCACTTGGATGATGTCTGGAAAGGCATCCGGTCCAGCTATTGCAGCCTTACGGACAATCTGCAAAAAAATCTGGGTATAGAACTCAAGCAGGTTGGCGCCATCGGTATTTCCGCCATGATGCATGGCTATCTTGTGTTTGATGAGGGAGGAAACCAGCTTGTCCCTTTTCGCACTTGGAGAAACACCACAACCGGGCAGGCGGCTGAAAAGCTGACTCGGAATTTTTCCTTTAATATTCCCCAGCGTTGGAGCATCGCCCACCTATATCAGGCTATTTTGAATAAAGAGCCTCACATCTCCCACATAGCCTTTATGACTACACTGGCCGGTTATGTCCATTGGAAGCTCAGCGGCGAAAAGGTAGTTGGGATTGGTGAGGCCTCCGGCATATTCCCTGTGGATAGCCAATCGAAAACATATGATTCCCATATGATGGAGAAATTCAATCAAACACTTTCTCGGCTTAGCCTGAGCTGGAGGCTGGAAAATATCCTGCCCTGTGTTCTCAGTGCCGGTGAACGTGGGGGAACACTGACCGCCGAAGGCGCCGCACTGCTGGATTCCACCGGCCTGCTCCAAGCCGGTATACCCATGTGCCCGCCGGAAGGCGATGCAGGCACCGGCATGGTTGCCACCAACAGCATTATGGAAAACACCGGCAACGTTTCCGCCGGAACCTCCGTATTTGCAACCATGGTTTTGGAGCATCCCCTTTCGGAGGTATACACGGAAATTGACATGGTGGCCACCCCCACCGGCAAGCCCGCCGCCATGATTCACTGCAACAACTGCACCTCCGATCTGGATGCGTGGGTTCGGCTGTTCGGCGAAGTTTTAAGCACCTTTGGCGCACAGGTAGAAAAGCCCAAGCTTTATGATGAGCTGTATTTCAAGGCTCTGGAGGGCACACCGGATGGCGGGGGCTTAGTTAGCTTCAACTATTTTTCCGGTGAACCCATCACCGATTTGACAGACGGCAGGCCTCTGTTTGCCCGCCTGCCGGACAGCACCCTTTCGCTGGCTAATTTTATGCGCACTCTTCTTTTCTCCACCATGGCCACGCTGAAAATCGGAATGAACATTCTCACGCAAAAGGAAAATGTCCGCCTGCGCAAGCTCTATGGCCATGGCGGGCTGTTTAAAACAAAGGGGGTGGGCCAAAAGCTGATGGCTGCCGCACTGGATGTTCCCATTACAGTCATGGAATCCGCCGGTGAAGGCGGGCCATGGGGCATGGCTTTGCTGGCCGCCTTTATGATGCAGAAAAAAAGAGGTGAAACACTGGAAGATTTCTTAGCCAATCGAGTTTTTGCCGACGCCTCCGGTTTGCATGCAGAACCGGAGCAGGCGGATCAGGAGGGCTTCAACCGGTATATGCAGCGCTTTACCAAATCTTTGCCCATCCAGCGGGCAGCCGTTGAAAATCTTGACTAA
- a CDS encoding class I SAM-dependent methyltransferase codes for MRIAKNWKDFEILDTTQGEKLERWGEFLLIRPDPQIIWTPEKSPIWQKAAASYRRSNSGGGEWQYRKKLPEGWTVDYDKLRFHIRPTGFKHTGLFPEQAVNWDYMSDKIKAAGRPIRVLNLFAYTGGATLACAAAGASVCHVDASKGMVSWARENAALAGLSDRPIRWIIEDCKKFVERELRRGSTYDAILMDPPSYGRGPTGEVWKLESAVYELVALCAGLLSENPLFFLLNSYTTGLSPSVMEYILGILLQKRMTGTLSSAEIGLPVSASGMNLPCGSTAIWERD; via the coding sequence ATGAGGATTGCAAAAAACTGGAAGGATTTTGAAATACTGGATACCACACAGGGGGAAAAGCTGGAGCGTTGGGGAGAGTTCCTCCTCATACGCCCTGACCCCCAGATTATATGGACACCGGAAAAATCCCCCATTTGGCAAAAGGCGGCGGCCAGCTACCGCCGCTCCAATTCCGGGGGAGGGGAGTGGCAATACCGCAAGAAGCTCCCCGAGGGCTGGACTGTGGATTACGATAAGCTTCGGTTCCACATCCGCCCCACTGGCTTCAAGCACACGGGACTGTTCCCGGAGCAGGCGGTCAACTGGGATTATATGTCAGATAAAATCAAGGCTGCGGGCCGGCCTATCCGGGTGCTGAACCTTTTTGCCTACACTGGCGGGGCAACTCTTGCCTGTGCGGCGGCAGGTGCCAGTGTCTGCCATGTGGATGCCTCCAAGGGGATGGTGAGCTGGGCACGTGAGAATGCCGCCCTTGCCGGTCTTTCGGACAGGCCCATCCGCTGGATTATAGAGGACTGCAAAAAGTTTGTGGAGCGTGAGCTTCGCCGAGGCAGTACCTACGATGCCATTCTCATGGACCCACCTTCTTATGGGCGGGGCCCCACCGGTGAGGTGTGGAAGCTGGAATCTGCCGTTTATGAGCTGGTGGCACTCTGCGCCGGCCTGCTCAGCGAAAATCCACTGTTTTTCCTGCTCAACTCCTACACCACGGGGCTTTCCCCCTCGGTAATGGAATATATATTGGGCATACTTTTACAGAAAAGAATGACCGGAACACTCAGCTCGGCGGAAATCGGCCTGCCAGTTTCCGCCAGCGGCATGAATTTGCCCTGCGGAAGCACTGCCATTTGGGAAAGGGACTAA
- the ruvC gene encoding crossover junction endodeoxyribonuclease RuvC, giving the protein MIIMGIDPGYAIVGYGVVDYTAGHRFRPVAYGAIITEADTPFEQRLEHIWDRLVFLLSKYKPKEIAVEKLYFTTNQKTAIQVAQARGVILLAAVKAGVEVYEYTPLQVKQSVVGYGKAEKNQVMQMTKSLLGLEQIPKPDDAADALAIAICHSHTSGSRVNMKNLLYRG; this is encoded by the coding sequence TTGATTATTATGGGAATTGACCCGGGCTATGCCATTGTGGGGTACGGTGTGGTGGATTATACCGCCGGGCACCGATTCCGGCCTGTGGCCTATGGTGCCATTATTACAGAAGCGGATACGCCTTTTGAACAGCGGCTGGAACACATTTGGGACCGGCTGGTTTTTTTGCTGTCTAAATACAAACCCAAAGAAATAGCGGTGGAAAAGCTGTATTTCACCACCAACCAAAAAACCGCCATACAGGTTGCACAAGCCCGTGGGGTGATTTTGCTGGCGGCAGTCAAAGCGGGGGTTGAAGTCTATGAATATACCCCTTTGCAGGTCAAGCAGTCGGTGGTGGGTTATGGCAAAGCAGAAAAAAATCAGGTGATGCAAATGACCAAATCCCTGCTGGGGCTGGAGCAAATCCCCAAGCCGGATGATGCCGCCGATGCCCTTGCCATTGCCATTTGCCACAGCCATACATCAGGTTCCAGAGTGAACATGAAAAATCTGCTCTATAGGGGGTAA
- the ruvA gene encoding Holliday junction branch migration protein RuvA → MFYSLRGTLLFYDTTTAVVECGGVGYSCLTTLSTLQSLPRAGEEVILYTWLSVRENAVDLYGFADLGELDCFKMLIGVTGVGPKVGVSILSALSPERLALAVAGGDYKSITAAQGVGPKLAQRIVLELKDKVKNSDVAKGATQLPGNLNLDAGNAAEAISALVVLGYGQSDAAGVIARLDPATSVSDMVKAGLKALAGR, encoded by the coding sequence ATGTTTTACAGCCTGCGTGGAACGCTCCTTTTTTATGATACAACCACGGCCGTAGTGGAATGCGGTGGAGTGGGCTACAGCTGTCTGACCACTCTTTCCACCCTTCAAAGCCTGCCCCGGGCAGGGGAAGAGGTTATCCTCTATACTTGGCTCAGCGTACGGGAAAATGCAGTGGATTTATACGGCTTTGCCGATTTAGGCGAGCTGGATTGTTTTAAAATGCTTATTGGTGTTACTGGAGTGGGGCCGAAGGTGGGAGTTTCTATCCTTTCTGCTCTTTCGCCGGAGCGGTTGGCTCTAGCTGTGGCTGGTGGGGATTACAAATCCATTACCGCCGCACAGGGCGTTGGTCCCAAGCTGGCTCAGAGAATTGTGCTGGAGCTGAAAGATAAGGTGAAAAACAGCGACGTGGCTAAAGGTGCCACCCAGCTGCCCGGCAACTTGAATCTGGATGCAGGCAATGCGGCCGAGGCTATCAGTGCGCTGGTGGTGCTGGGCTATGGACAATCGGATGCCGCCGGTGTCATTGCCCGGCTGGATCCGGCCACATCGGTTTCGGATATGGTTAAGGCCGGGCTCAAGGCACTGGCCGGACGATAA